From a single Rutidosis leptorrhynchoides isolate AG116_Rl617_1_P2 chromosome 5, CSIRO_AGI_Rlap_v1, whole genome shotgun sequence genomic region:
- the LOC139848469 gene encoding uncharacterized protein, translating into MCNKLIPQMVSLFIWRTRLKRIPVRVELDKRGADLDSVLCPLCSDVPESVEHAMFSCVKAKEIWNDIARWWSCNVLPNLNFDSLFTGDFVSSYSGMQKGIWKSVIWVMGYSIWKNTNHKVIKVFCNDLWGALNIINEMQVKSYEWVNNHSKRYNFNWHDWLLNPRFLAAQSNMCFDFLSITTTQIFFFFYACIGTIISPNSRVVSFVNSCGLVFL; encoded by the coding sequence ATGTGTAACAAATTAATTCCTCAAATGGTTAGTCTTTTTATTTGGCGTACTCGTTTGAAACGAATTCCGGTGAGAGTTGAACTAGACAAACGTGGTGCAGACCTTGACTCGGTGTTATGTCCTTTGTGTTCTGACGTTCCCGAGTCCGTGGAGCATGCTATGTTCTCATGTGTAAAAGCTAAAGAaatttggaacgatattgctagaTGGTGGAGTTGTAATGTTCTACCGAATTTAAATTTTGACTCTTTATTTACAGGAGATTTTGTTTCTAGTTATTCGGGTATGCAAAAAGGAATCTGGAAATCGGTTATTTGGGTCATGGGTTATTCAATTTGGAAAAACACGAATCATAAAGTGATTAAAGTCTTTTGTAATGATTTGTGGGGTGCTCTAAATATAATAAACGAAATGCAAGTGAAGTCTTATGAGTGGGTTAATAACCATTCGAAGAGATACAACTTCAACTGGCACGATTGGTTATTGAATCCACGATTCTTGGCAGCACAAAGTAATATGTGTTTTGATTTTTTGAGCATCACAacaacacaaatttttttttttttttacgcttGTATTGGTACAATTATAAGCCCAAATTCTCGTGTAGTTTCGTTTGTAAATAGTTGTGGGCTCGTTTTTCTTTAA